The genomic stretch GAAAATGGAAAATCGTATTTAGAACATGAACAACTCTTAAAACTCTTAAAACTAAGTTAGAATTTAGATACAAATTCTAACCGATATTGAATCTTCAAATGCGCCTTCACCATCGTGTTCTTCAACAAACGTGTACATCACCTTCGATTTCACCTAAGCTCTCATTTCTCTAAAACTTTCATCGTCTTCTCCATGAACTATTCCTCTATTAAGGTTTTGTGAGAGGAAAAATTACAATGATAAACTAATTCCTTTCCTTTCTCTTTAATCAATCAAACgtgtaattttttttaatttgatcTCCACATCAGGGCTAGGTGTACATGACGTGGATACTATATTTTACCTTGACTAATAGAGCTAACAGTAAGGACAAATATGATATTATTTAAAGAAATAAGGGATCAAATTTGTCTTTTTAAAAGTTAAGGGACTGGACCCCAAGATATAGATAAGGGACGAAAAATGGTATTTAGTCATATATTTATGCAAAACTTCACTTTTTTAAGATCAATAAAGctatattataaaaaatatataaaaataaaaatagagGTCTAAGGTTAGACCTAACCTGCATtataaaaacaaaaaacaaaatatGAAACCAATGTTGAATAAGTCTAATCTTGCAATATGAACTAAACTAACGTAAAAAGAACATACGTGATTATTGACTTCTGATTGAATGATCCAAAAATTGGATTTCGTGTTAACTGGGCAAGATATAGTAGATACATGAGTTTTACTTGAAATCTCATTTGATTTATGATAAAATTGAGTGGATAATATAAATAAGTGATATGAACTACACATTTGTAGTTGAGGCATCAAATTTGGATGATGTAACAAGTTAATAAGTTGAGTATATTGCTCTTGAGAAATACTGCATTGGTTACTTGATGAGCATTCTTATCCATTCTTAACCAAATGTAATGCCTCACTATAATCAGCATTGAGTTCATTAGGTGAGTTCTACTTCTTGCAAGAATGAGGAGGATATCCATACTTTTTATATCTTATATCTATGGTATGGCCTGCTCAATTGCAATGATGCAGAACTTAGTATCTTTCTTATTGTTGAAACCAATTGATGTGAATGTTTTACCCAAATCTTGTGGCTTTCTTGAGTCATAAGCATTGATGAGTGTGTTATATTCATGGAAATGATAATAAGACTAGGTTTAGAAAGTAATTCTACATTTTTGCTATCACTCGAACAACCATAAAATAGATTTTATTGATTGAAGGTAAAGGTTCAATTAACAAAACTTCGATTCCTAACTTCTGAAAAGATGTAATTCAAATATGTCAAAAACGGGAAGATTTGATCTTCAAGTCGGaaattgcatacataacatataaTTTCATTTGCATTGATGAATGCAAGTACAAACTAGCATACGCCTGTATGAAATAATTTATTCCCAAAGTCCACGCATTTCATTGAAGTAATCAAGAATTGGCTTGAAACCTTGCTTGATATTGTTGATCTCAACTCGAAGGTTTGAAACTCATATTCTATTGGATTTGGATAAATGCTCTATGAGATCAATCCACACATCAATGGCATTTTCTAAGAAGACAACAGTCTGAGCAATTGAAGCATTAACATAATTTAAAATCTAATAATGGATAAGATAATAATATCACTCTCAAACAGATTGATTAAGATCAATAATATCAAAAATAAGAACCATTTTTTGCTCAAAGGGCTTGTTGCATCGAACGATACCGCGACAAGTAATTAGATCCATTTAATTAAGGTGTGATACTTACCGAATTAGGTGTTAGATGTAATTCATATTTTGTAGAAATCTAGCATTCGACTGTGTCAAAGTAGTTATATAAAGTAGTACGGGTCAACTGTATCAGACTGAGTCAAATATAACATATAGTTGTTATGTCGAAGTCTAACTTGTAGTTGTAAGATTTGGGTATGGGATTAACAACTTCACTCAATAAGGATTCCATTTTATCACAAATTCAGTTTATAGTTTTTCTCtattttctctcttcttcttaTCTCATCTTCTTCTCTCATATTTCTTGAAAACCCTTTTGTTCCAACAAATTGGTATCATGGATCCCATGTTGCGATTCAAAGAGAATCTGTAATGacaaacacaacaacaacatcattGCAATTTCCAGCGAATCTACTGATTTTCCAAGGTGAGAACTATGAACTGTGGGTTGCACAGAGGAAGGTCATCTTCAGATTTAAGATGTGTCTGAAATCGTGAATGATGGAGTACCGACATTGGAAGTGAATGCATATGATGTTCAAAAAGTTGTGCACAGGGATCAAAGGAAGAAATATTGAAAAGATATATTCTTGATTCACAGTGTGTGGATCCTatcataccctaaaatttacaCTCTTTTTCCCTACCTTTTTCTTAATTTCATTTTCATACATggaatcatatcatgcatcatcatgTCCTTAGCGTGACCATTTCATGTGGTCATTGTCTCACAAGCATGGCCACATTCTTGGTTTTAATCTTAACATTAGGGTTTTTCACTTTATTTTACTTTTTAACTAACCAAAGTATCATGAGAGATGGTAATTGTTTGTTCCCTTGTTCTTGTAGGTGATCATGCCTCGATTCAACACAAAACAaatggtcattttggtcaagAAATATGCAAGTATGGTTTATTGATTAAAgggtggttcatgtgtttatttccattCAATTTCATCCAATCATCAAGCCATCCTCAAAATCATTCAAGCtttaatcaagttttctttaagGGATGCTCATTCCATCACCATTTTGGCTTGGGATGCAAGAAAAGGTGAAGTTTGCACAAGAAGGCGCAAGTttggttgacctaatttgcaagtatggCTCACTTTTGGTCAAAACctcataacttcttcaattttcaaccaaTTGACAAGCTTCTTTAAGCCAAATGTTCCTAAGTAGTTCTTCTACAACTTTGCTTCAAATCTCAAGCATTAATTCAACCCATAAGGACCTCAATTTTGGAAGGGGATAAGGTGCCAAATGGAccaaaaccttgtcatgaccccCAGTTGGCAGTCATGCCATTTTCAGCTCCAGCACCCTTTTGGTCTCATTACTTTTGCACTTTGTTAAGCTTAAGTCAAAGATTATTTGGCCCAATTTTGGCTCAAAGTGCACGGGGGAATCAAAAGTTACGATGTCATGAACTTGGTGTCTCAAGATGCCCAAAACATACCAAGAATGTTTGACAAAATGCCTGACCTAGAAAGCATGTCACGGCCTCAACTTTCAACACTTGCAACTATTACCTCATGCCTCCTTTTGAGTTGGTTATTTTTGCATTGAATTCATGTCATTGAAGTGAAGAAAAGACACAAAGAAAATCACAAAATGCACGAGTGGATTCCATTTGGCCTAGCTTCAAACATGGCATGTTGAACTCTGTTTTGCCCGATGCCCAGAATTTGTAATTACATGCCATTTTTCTTCTTGGGACCACTTGCACATGTGAAATTTGTTTCTGATGCTAAAACGTTTGAAACCCAACACAAAATGAccaagtttcttcatcaattgacCCATTCCATGCCTCACTTCACAAGAGCACCATTTGCCAATATGTCAACCTAATTCACATGAATTCAGACCTGTTTGGCATGTGTGAGCTTCACATTTCATTTCATATAAATAAAGGATCATTTTGCCTTGATTTGCAAGCTTGAATAGCCAGAAAAATCCTACTTCACTTGAACCCAATATTGCTCAAAAACCAATTTGTGGTTCCTTCGATTCAAGATCTTTCAACCTCAAATCTTTACCTAGAAAGCTTCACCGAGATCCTCTGAAGCTAACAACACCATCACTTTTCCTTGAAACCTCTTGCATCGTGCTCCCCATTTCTTCCATTGTTAACCTTCGAAGCTTCAACTGGAAAGGTAGCTACGAGTTAAATTcttgagcaaacaagttaccattctCTTCGAATTGTTCCACTATTCAAAAGCCCTCTCCTACCATTAATTTATCTTTCATAttagtcatttaattttactttgaacaCTTAGGGTTTTTCATGTTCTTGAGCAAAATTCTCCTTGCTCATAGCCAATAAATGGCTCTGATGCAGGGAGACATGAACAATGAAGTATTGCGAAGCTATCTCCATGTTAGGGTGTTGCTAAAAACACGAGTTCATGATTTGCAGAAATCGAGCCcaatgttgaagatgaagttggttCTGTGCGTGTTTTGgtgccaaatttcaaatccaaCCAATCATAGATAGCCAACGCATTTTGTCAAATACTAGTAGTCGTTGGCGCCCtaatttcttttcttttcttttcttttattccttttatttcCAAATTAATTTCTCTCTCATTTCTAAATATTTTATATCCAAATTTTTTACATAAGGTCTCTAAAAATATTTTGCATAATATACATTTTTCTCATatttttttaaatcaattttggaatttttaattatttaatttctttttaattttttatttccttttgaaatttaatttttaatcATTTCAGACCTTTTTACATCCAACTTTTGAGATCTATTCATGTGTAATATTTTGGACTTCGtataattttcttggccatttattcattgttttgcttatgatttggaattttctctttaatttcccatttaaaatcatttttaaaaccTTTTTAGTCCCAATTTTGTCTTTCTTTTGACTTGGTTTGACTTTGGTTACTTGGTTGATTAAATCTTTAACATTTCAAATCATTCATAGATGGTCCcttggttgattcaatcttctctAATTCAATATGTTGGTAGATGGTCATTTTATCATATTTTGGACACTTTGACATAGTGCTAGATCATCCCTTGGTGTATTGTATGTTTGAGTCGTTTGACTTATTGATAAATGATCCTTATGTGATGAATTGAATTTTCCTTCTAACATCTAACACCTAACATCTAAACCTCTAAGACTTTACAATTCTTGCAACTTTTATTATTGTAATTTATTCTTATGCCTCATTCATCATCTCACTTTATACATTATTCTTCTTGCCTTATTCATCTTATGCTTCTTATCTTGTGTTTCGTTTTCTTGACAATCTCAATGAATTAAAACAAGATAAAATGGATATACTTGATCCTTAAGACATATGCTTAACTTGGAATGATGATGAACACTTTGGGACTTTGGACTTAGGACTTAGACCTATGTTTGATATGGAGTGACCTTGCACTCATTTATCTTGGCCCTTTTGACTTTGTCCTATTATTGAACTGTTGAACTTTTGAACTTATTTTTTTGTGATCTTGTCATTTGTTCATTGTCTTATACCTATGCTTATCACAtttgaagctagcggaaatatacccgaacgcatcacacgctcgaacatacaaccGAGTCACtatcgaactttatttattcctgaaggcAAGGGAAAACATTAATAAAACCCGGGGAAAGAGAAAtttgggtaaggaagtcggttatgcaaggggaaggtattagacCCGTaacatccattgtactcaacgggaaccgttttCATCGTTCtttgctcgaatgggtgttatatctaaagtTACTCGTGAAAGGATATGAGAAAAGaagagaaatagataaagtgctcggaGAGGATTAGGGTCATCATGCCTtcgtatccttatagtgcaataaggaattcagagctctgtagttcataGGACTAATGGTAGGAGGTGAAAGAAATTGTGATAACAaatatggtttgaaccaaaggattaTGTTGTCTGACTCTAAAAAGAGATGAAAtttgaacccaagagtaaaactgaTATAGACTAATACGTGGAGGAAACTAGCCATACCCACTATATTGTCCTAACCAAAAAGAATGAATAAAGTGTTTGGTTTTATAGcacaaacatctcttggttcacaggctgatacaagatggagctcaaagagatagtgtatttggctcaaagataacaGTATATCACATAAAGTGAATAAAGGTAGAATATTGAATGTATCATAGAGATGAATGGAATGATAGGAAAAGTAACCAAAGTCAAAGAATTGAGTTTTTTTGGTAAAAGTGCCTGAAAAGGTATAATTTGGAACCAAAGGTAATTTTTCACTAACCAATATGCACATCACTCTTTCTAGAATGGTTCGATTAAACCTCTCAACCAAAAAAATTTATTGGAGAGTACCTACAGTAGTTATGTGCCTTGTAATATCATATGCAACACTATAGATTTTGAAAGCCTCACTATAACATTCAAGACCGTTGTTGGTCCTTAACCTCTTGACCTTCCTTCTAATTTGGTTTTCgaccagagtcttccaacttATGAAATTTTCAAAAGTTCCATCCTTAGCTTTCTGAATGAATACCTATAACTTTCGTGAGTAATCATCAACTATGGGTAGAAAATATGTTGCACCTGAATGTGAAGGATTTCTGGAAGGCCCCCAAAGATCAACATAGATATAAccaagggatccatgtgttctttgtttacCTTTGTTGAACTTCACCCTATAGGATTTACCAAATACACAAGGTTCACAAAACTCCTATTTCTCGACCTTGACACCACATAGTAGATTTTGTTTCGACAATTCAATCGGGCCTTTTTCCCTGACATGGACAATTCGCTTGTGGCACAACTCAGTCTTCGACACAGGTTTTGTTAATGCCCCATCTACTGAACAACTTATAACCTCGGCCTCAAGGGTATACATACATTGCCTCTTAATGCCTCTAAAGACTTCCTTCGACCCATTTATTACCCTTATGATACTTTTCTCTCCTTTGAAAACATATCCTTTATGGTCaaattcaccaagagaaatcaaattccTCTTAATATTAGGTACATACCTAACATCAGTCAATAGCCTTATTGACTTATCATGGAGCTTGAACATGACATATCCAATTCCTACAATCTTGCAGGCTCTATTGTTTCCCAATAACACTGATCCACCACCTTGATCACATAATTCCTCAAACTCGTCcttgtttggagtcatgtgccaagtacaacctgaatccataatccactccTTATTACATGATGCTTCTTACTAACATTGTCATTGTCATCATCGTTGTTGTTATTCAACTTGTAACGTGACCCACCATATTCTGGATATTGATCCAAATTTTCATACTCTCTCATGTATAATATGCAATTATTAGGGcatgcatgtattttgacatAGTCCAAACCCATTGGACACAATATCTTCCTGGCCTCATAACAACGATCTAGAAAATTATTATCTTCTAATAGAATTTGTTTCAACAAATCAAGAAATTATGTGAAACGTTTATTCGACAAACCATTTTTTGCCTTCGGATTAAACAATTTTAACAACGCATACAGTCGTGTAAAAATGGTGCACCCATTTATATAAGGTGCATCTATGTCGCTACATAAAGTATCACAAACATAGGCTTTCATATAAGACAATTCTCCAATATCACATATCATATCTTCTAGTCGATCATCCAtatcttcatcatcttcatccattTGTAACGTTGCATTTTGATTATTATCCACATCTCCATGCCACGTCCATGTTGTATAATTTTGACATATTCCATAACAATATAGGTGATGTAATATTTCTTTCTTTGATCTTTTTTTATATTCCCGCAAACAACACAAGGACAATAAAAGATACCACTATTGTCGAGAACATATTTTTCGGCGAATTCAAAGAATTAAAGAACTTCATTCTCGTACACCGGAACTAATCTATCAACTTTCATCCAACTACGATCAATAAGAAACTCTGAAATTTATATCAAAAGACTAATGTGAATGACACACTAATGCTATACACATAAGACCCTAATATGATTATATGCACATGATATGAATAAAACGTGAACATGGAAACATGAACAAAATGACAACACCTAAATCATATTCGCAAAATTGCAACATGAACATGGAAACATGGAAACACCTAAAGCATATTCCCAAAATATGAGTAAAACATGAACATGGCAACATGAACAATACACATGACAATGTCAATGCCGAAAGCgttgattcatgaaatgcaacAAAAGCCAACATCATTTATATGTTAAAAAAAGAAACCTGTAACCCTAGCAAAGAACATAAACATTCAGAAGcataagagagagagagagagagagagagagagagagagagagagagagagagagagaaagaatGGTAATGTATCACAATTTGAAGAGGATGACGATTTTGTTTTCATAAATGATATTCGTTTCCAGAAATGAATGAAGATAGTGAAGATTTTGCTGTCGTTGTCGTCTTGTTCGCTAGGACACCCTTGTGTGTTATGAACAACATGAAGTACCTGTTATGTTTTAATTTTGTGAGAAATAATTTCACAACGGTTGCAAGCTTCAACCATAGTGAAATATGGAACGTATAATTTTGTGAACGGAAACACACTTATTATTAttgaaaaaatagaaaaatgtTGATGTTGGGATTCAAAGCTTGTCATCCAATTTCTATGATCACGGTTATTCTTAGGAACCATGATGAAAGgtataaaataaaataaaaacatgcGCGTAAAAGATGTGATATAACTATGGTGGAAAAATGGCCATTGTAATACTTTATCATCGAAGATATATTTTCTGTAGTGCCTGAATCATAGACACTCCACTAAGTGGAGAAAAACATATGAAAAATGTCATAAGATCTCTCGAAAAAGCTATACACCACCCCAAAAATCCAAAAACCTTGTACCAAACAGAAACCTCTAGCTCACCGGGCACAATAAGGCGAGAAGACGACTCATGACCAGCTAAGTATAAGGGACAAGAAAAGGATCCCAAGCCAATGGGGACTTCCCTTATAAGCAAGTCCTCTCTAATGGGGATCCGATCCTAATGGAGTTGACATGAGAAGACAATAAATTCAGAAGGAGCCCAACTACTCCGGATACTATGGAGGACTAACTCAACAAAAGTGAATTGACTATGAGGAGCGACCTCATGAGTCAGGATACATGAATAAGCCGAAGCCACAGAATATAAGTCATCATTGGCATGACGCCACCTCCACACATCACCCTCGGAGGAAGGAATAAAACCCCTAACCATCGAGAGAAGATTATCGACAAGAACCTGCTCATGGTAAAAAAGGAAAGATCACCTCTACTTAAGACTTAAGCTCTCAAATCCAAACCTCTCATTCCCACCTACCAATCTCCCAAGCATAGTGATCACACTCATCTGAAATCGAAAAGAGCTTCTAAAATAACATAGGGGTCTCTTTAGAAGGGCGTGAGCAAACCCGATTCAACTTTCAAATAAAGACCGTCTATAAACCAATCTGAGGGGTTTTCAGTTTTGGACCCAAGAAGAATAACCTCTCCACCCATAACTGTCTAATCATAAATGAGGGGTTCTCAGTTTTAGACCCAGAAAAAGTAACTCTCCTCCACCAAGAACCGTTTAATCTTAAAAGTGTGTCAATCCAAATAATTTAATCGATAATTGACGGTTTAGattcaaaataataattaagaTACTCATAATGAATCTAAAATTTGAGGGATTTAAATTTTCCTCATTTTGTGcataaaataaaacaaaaaggTCTTACAAAATGAACTTCAAAAGTTTTTGTTTACAGAAAAGGAAGATCTAGACCCTCCAAGAAAACTCTTTTTTCTAGAACTTATTACTGATAAACAAAGTCCTCTTGAAGATTTCTTTGCTATTGTTGCCTTTGGAGTGCACAAACCAAAGCTCTTGCATGATTTCACTTTATTTCTGTAATTTGATTTTTCTTTCTTAGGAAGATCTTCTATGCTTTTCACCCTTGCTAATGAACCAAAAGACCGTGCCTTCCCTTGATAAAACGTAGACAACCCTTTCCTGCAAATATCATGgaaaatttaattaaaaaatagTAAATAAAAGAAAGCATGCATCATGATTCATGATTCATGTATGAGTTTGCTTACTTTATAGGAAGATGGTTCATGAGATCTGATAATTCATATAAAGGACCATTTAaatttgatgatgatgaagatgataaacTAGAAGTTGAAGATGATGAAACTTCTTGATCATCATCATCCATCTCGGATGAAGAAAAATATGAACACATTGAATCTTCTGTCATATATCCATTCGAAATTGAATCAATGACATCTTCATCATCCTTATCAATACAATAGGTTTTATTTTTTCCATCCATAATTGCTTTATCTGTCAAGAAGAATTCATCTGTTATGGAATAGTTTAAGAGATAAATATATATAAAATGAAAGAGATTAGGATAATATTGTTGTTTTGATAATATATGAGTTGGATTTAGATAAATATGAAGTATAATAGAATTAAATTTTGGTCACAGTCATAGCAAATTATATATGGTGTAAAATAAATTGCTAAAATAGATAATAGTTGAGGATAAGAACTAAACAGAAACAACAATATGCTGAGTCACCCTCTTAATAATATTAACTTCTCTTTTATTTTTAGTAATTGATTTTTGTCAAACAGTttaaattatataattaattCAATACAGTTAAACAATTAATTCGTTTAGATTAAGTTGTAACTGCATCTTGTAGATATTTTGTATTTCTATCTGATGATCCAGTTACAACTCTTAGGTGTTCGATCTAAACTAATTAGTTAAATTATTTATTGcattaattaattatataatttaaATGTGTAATCTCATATAAATAAAGAATTTTAGTTACTATGTGATCCTGCAACTACAAAGAATTTGGATTTCAACTTGCAAAGAACATAAAGTATTATAATATCCTTAAAATTTTGTTTTGCCCCAACAGTATTAGTTCAGTTAAATGAGGGCAAGATTTCGATATAGAATTTAATCTCTGACAGATATATTTTTCATAATGTTTAAATATAAATAATGCAATTCT from Lathyrus oleraceus cultivar Zhongwan6 chromosome 7, CAAS_Psat_ZW6_1.0, whole genome shotgun sequence encodes the following:
- the LOC127105608 gene encoding protein OXIDATIVE STRESS 3, coding for MDGKNKTYCIDKDDEDVIDSISNGYMTEDSMCSYFSSSEMDDDDQEVSSSSTSSLSSSSSSNLNGPLYELSDLMNHLPIKKGLSTFYQGKARSFGSLARVKSIEDLPKKEKSNYRNKVKSCKSFGLCTPKATIAKKSSRGLCLSVISSRKKSFLGGSRSSFSVNKNF